The window AATAGTAGTAGAGAAAACAATAGCTAAACATGATAATCTTAGTAATATTATGTCTCTCTACATTAAAGGATTATTTGATTATTAATAAGTTAGGAGAAACGTCATGTTGAAATATTACATACTAATCGCTGTTGTAATTATAGTTTTTCCAATACTAAGTTATATAGTTCGCCAAAGAAATATAGGGAAGCGGCTCATCTTGGGAGCCCTTGCAGGGTTATTTATTGCTATTATAGGACTCGTTATGCAAGGATCATTCAATCCGCTATATGTATTGCTCGTAATGTTCGGGCTTGCATTTGCAGTATCGATTTTGTTGAACAAGCGCTCAATTCAGAATGGAGCAGATAATGTACCCGTTACTCTCGAAACTTATCAAGATACCGTGATTGAGGAAACGGCGTCGTCTGTGGAGGCAAATTTATTTACCGACAAGCCAAATGAAGATGAAGTGAATTATAATAGGAAGGAGCGTCCAGATGGGGAATAAAGGGTTTTTAAATATGTTTATAGTAGTCTTAGCTGCGACTTTTGTTTTTTATGGATTTTCGACTGTTGGAGCCCTCGCATTTAACACTGCATCATCAAAAAACTTCGGAGACCAAACCTATGTAGGGCCTTTCGATATTTCTAGACAGAAAGAACAGACAGCTAAAGAAAATCTTATAGCTGATTTCGCTGACCTTCAGGAGGGCTTTGCAGTCGACTTAACTTATCAGGACGTTACTGTCTCATTGCCGCCCGAAACGGTACTCTTTGACGTTGAAAAAACAGTTCAACAATTAAATTCCGGCCGGGAAAATCCGATTGTTGCAACAGTGTCAATCGATGGACTGCGGACTGTTCTTACACAGCAATTTCCTTCTATCCAGTTTACCGATGAAAGTATTCAATCAATCACTTCAGGAATTGAACAGGAATTGGGAACAGGAATTATGCCGCTAACTGTTCATATAACAGATTACTCCGACTTTACGGAAACAGAAATCGCAACCTCGTCCATTATTGCACAGGAACTTTCTCCATCTTTACAGAATTTAATGGCAACGTTAAACGGTACTGAAATTGAAGCTTTTACAACGTTTTCATTACTTGATTTCATTCAAGATCAGGAAGTTGGAGTCGTTTCAGATGAGGAACTGACTTTGCTGGCATCAGTTCTATATTCGACTGTATTGCAGACTAATTTTATTGTCGATGAACGCAATATTGGCAATACATTAGCTGCGTTTGCAGATCCTGGTTTCGAATCAGCCATCAATAGGGAACTCGGTTTGAATTTCATTTTCACTAATCCCAATAAAACTGCTTTCACATTATATATTGAACCTTCAGCTGAAACGATTCATTCCTCCATTTCAGGTATGGCATTACTCTATTCTTACCAGCCTTACGTCAGTCAGCTAGAATCATTTGAACCGAAGACAGTTCAACATTTCAGCGCGTTCGTGCCCTATGGCCAAGTCCTTGTTGCTGATGAGGGACGGAAAGGGCTAGAAGTGGATGTCCATCGAACAATTTCTTATGAGGGGGCAGTCGTAGTGGATGAAAATATTTCCTCCGACTTTTATGCTCCCCAACCAAAAATTTTAAACCTACCACTAAAAAAAGACATGACACAAACTTCTGGAAATTTGAGTGAAGGGACAATTAACGGTGCTACTGACACAGTTGATCCACAAGGCAATCCAATTCCGCCTGAAAAATCCGACTCTCAAGTTTACAGCGACGGTTCAACTCTTCAAACGGATAAGAGTCCATCACAAGTGCAAGGTCACCGTCCAGATGTTGAAAATGAAGAAAGTACAACAGACGTTCAGTATGATAAAGGTGGAAATATCATTGAATAAGTGACGAATGGGGGAGAACAGCATGACGACTATACGTAAACGACTTGGTGACTTGCTAGTCGAGTCCGGCCTCATTACAACTGAGCAATTGCAAACGACATTGAGTGATAAGCCTCATGATCAGAAACTCGGCGATGCTTTACTACAACACGGATTTATTACAGAGCAGCAGCTGATTGAAGTATTGGAATTTCAACTGGGAATTCCACACGTCAACCTTTTTAGATACCCATTTGATCCAAAACTGTTCAATGTTGTGCCAAAACCCTTTGCAAAACGTAATCTGATTGTTCCCTTGAAGGCGGACGGGGATAGATTATTTGTAGCGATGTCAGATCCAATGGATTATATTACAGTTGATGATTTACGGTTGTCGACTGGTTTCCATATCGAAACTGCGATTGCTTCAAAAGATGATATTATGCGTACGATATCAAAGTATTATGATGAAGAGTCATTCGATGAGCTTTTCATCGAACAGACACCAGAACAGAGGGAGCAGAAAGACGAGTTGACCGATTTGGATTCTCCAATCGTTCGGCTTGTCAATCAACTCATGTCTTCAGCGATCACGCAAAAGGCCAGTGACATTCATTTCGACCCTCAGGAACATCAGGTCGCCATACGTTTCCGGATTGATGGGTTGTTAAAATCGGAGCGTTTTTTGCCTAAGCATATGCAAGCAATGATTAGTGCGCGTATAAAAATCATGGCAAATCTCGATATTACTGAACATCGGATTCCTCAAGATGGTCGCATCAAGACCAATGTGGATTTTCGACCGATTGATCTTCGTGTTTCTACACTACCGACAGTTTTTGGCGAGAAAATCGTTATGCGTATTTTGGATCTTAGCAGTTCTTTAAATGATTTGACAAAACTTGGTTTCAATAAGTTGAATCTGAACCGTTTCCTTGAACAAATCGAAAAACCAAATGGAATTGTCCTTATTTCTGGACCCACTGGATCGGGTAAATCATCAACGCTTTATGCTGCGCTTAATAAATTGAATAAAGAAGAAGTGAATATTATTACAGTTGAAGATCCGGTTGAGTACCAGCTAGAAGGGGTAAACCAAATACAAGTAAACCCCAATGTAGGATTGACATTCGCGGCAGGTCTAAGGTCGATTTTGAGACAAGACCCGGATATAGTTATGGTCGGGGAAATACGTGACCGTGAAACAGTTGAAATTGCCATCAGGGCATCATTAACCGGGCATTTGGTTCTGAGTACTATCCATACAAATGATTCAATTGCTACGATTACAAGAATGCTCGATATGGGGGTAGAACCTTTTCTAGTAACATCATCGCTGAATGCGGTTGTCGCTCAACGTCTGATTCGCCGTGTTTGTCGAGATTGCGGACGGGAAATGGATGCGTCAAGTCGCGAGGTGGAGATTTTTGCGAAGCGTGGTATTACGATTGAAAAAGTGATGAGAGGCCCAGGTTGTGCGGTATGTAATATGACTGGCTATCGCGGACGAATTGCAATTCACGAGGTGCTCGTTTTGGACGACGAAATGCGAGAAGTTATTAATAGAGGCGGTTCTTCAGCGGAATTAAGAGAAATTGCAACGAAGAACAAAACAGTGTTTTTAATGGACGATGGTTTGTTGAAAGTGAAACAAGGGATTACGACGACAGAAGAAGTGTTACGCGTCGCATTGATTGAATAGGGGTTTTGTACATGAACAAGAAGATTGATGAACTGCTTGAGAGAGCATATGAATTGGGTGCCTCAGACATCCATTTAACGATAGGCGCGCCTCCGATATTCAGGGTGCACGGGGATTTAAAGCGCTATGGTGATGTACCGGTTGAGAAACAATTTACTGAATCAGTCGCACAATTGACGATTCCGGACAAGATGTATCCAGCGTTTGTAGAGTATGGTCAAATCGATTATTCCTATGAAGTACCGAAAGCGGCTCGTTTTCGTGTCAATGCATTTCAGCAACGCGGTTCTATATCACTTGCTTTTCGGACGATACCAACGCTAATACCGACAATCGATGATTTGCAATTGCCCGATACGTTAAAGAAGTTGGCGGAGACGCAGCAAGGACTCATCCTTGTGACAGGGCCAACGGGGTCGGGTAAATCGACGACACTTGCAGCGATGATTAAATATATGAATGAAACAATGCAGAAGCACATCATTACGTTGGAAGATCCCATTGAGTATATGCATGCGCATGGCACATCCATCATTGATCAGCGAGAAGTCGGGTTTGACACTGCTTCATTCACATCAGGACTACGGGCTGCATTGCGCCAAGATCCCGATGTCATCCTTGTTGGGGAAATGCGTGACCTGGAAACGATTTCGACCGCAATAACTGCGGCGGAAACGGGTCACTTAGTTCTAGCTACGCTCCATACATGGAGTGCGGCATCGACTATTGATCGGATTATTGACGTCTTCCCCCATGGTCAGCAGTCTCAAATTCGTGTACAACTTGCTGGAGTCTTAAAATCTGTTGTTTCACAGCGGCTATTTCAGACAGCTGACCGTAAAGGGAGAAGGGCAGCAACGGAAGTAATGATTAATAATCCTGCAATCGCTAACTTGATACGGACGGAGAAAGTCCATCAAATCCCGTCTATCATTCAGACAAATCGAGCGGCGGGTATGCATATGATGGCATCGTCTGTGAGGAACTTCCTTGATAAAGGAATCATTTCATATGGTACTGCTCTGCCGTATTTAGAAGGTGATGAGTAACGATGGCTCGTTTCAAGTACGAAGGACGCGACGCTAAATCAATCCGTTCAGGTGTAATCGTGGCGGTGGACAAGCGGGAAGCTGCTGTAAAACTGAAAAGCCAGGGAATCCGTGTGACGAACTTAACTATACAAGCAGAAACTGCGCTGACAAAAGAAATCGTCATCGGAAAACCGGTGAAGCGAGAACATTTAATCATGTTCCTTCGTCAATTTTCAACGCTTCTCAGAGCGGGTGTTACAATCATTGATGCAATACGGATACTGTCGCTACAAGTCGAATCGAAATCGTTTCAAAAGATACTTATAACGGTAAATGATGATTTACGTGGAGGCGGTTCATTATCGGGAGCATTCACAAAACACCCGAAAGCATTCGAACCCATCGTCGTCAATATGATTCGGGCGGGTGAAATGTCCGGTACGATTGATGATTCACTTGATCGTCTTGCTGATCATTTTGAAAAATCACATCAGCTGAGGCAAAAAGTGGTTTCGGCTATGTCTTACCCACTTATCGTGGCAGTTTTGGCAATTGGAGTTGTTATTTTTTTATTGACAACCATTGTTCCTATGTTTGTCGAAATGTTTGCCAGTTTTGGAGGAGAGTTGCCTTGGATTACGCGCTTCGTTATGAACGCGAGTACTTTTGTAACCTGCTATTGGTACTTTCTAGTTTTATTCGCAGTGATTGTTGTGGGTGGGATTTGGATGATGAGGCACAACAAAGAAGGTAAGCTTTTGCTGGATACTTTTCTTTTAAGGTTACCGATATTCGGTGACATTATGAAGAAATCTGTCTTGGCAACGATGACACGCACATTGAGTTCGTTGTTTGCCAGTTCAGTGCCGATTTTGCAGGCGATGACCATGACGGAAAAGATAGTAGAAAATGAAGTTATTTCGCGAGTGATTGCAAAGTCAAGAGAGTCGTTGGAACGCGGCGGATCATTGACAGAACCGATGAATGGGCACTGGGCCTTTCCACCGCTGATTCCCCATATGATTGCAATTGGGGAGCAAACAGGATCTTTAGACGCGATGTTGGCGAAAGTTGCCGATTTTTACGAGAAAGAAGTGGAAGCTGCAACAGATCGATTGAAAGCGTTGATTGAACCTTTGATGATTGTGCTGTTGGCTGGATTAGTCGGGACTATAGTCCTTGCTATTATGATGCCTATGTTCGAAATGTTTAATAACATAGATGGAATGTAAGGGTTAATTTCAATAATTAGTAAAAACGGCGTAGTTTTTTATGATTTACTAGTTTCATATTTAGTTTAAATAGGTATAATTAAGAGGTAAGTAGAATATGACGATGAAAGGGAGGAAATACAAATGAAGAAGTTTTTGCAGAAACGACTGAATAATGAAAAAGGATTAACGCTTGTCGAGTTATTGGCGGTTATTGTTATTTTGGGGATTATTGCGGCTATTGCGATACCTTCAATAGGCAATATTATTCAAAACACACGTGAAAAAGCGGTGGTTGCTGATGTACAAAATGCACTATCCGCTGCGAATTTATATTTTGTCGAAAATCCACCTAAAGCCGATACTGGAAACACTGTTGATCTTACTAAGCTCTCTGATGAAGGTTTCTTTAATGATAAAGGTTCATTGACTTCCGCAATAATTACTTTTGTTGCGGGTGGTGAAAATACCATTACGGCTGCAGGGGTAGCAGGGATCAAACCTGTTAATATCGCGACCAAAACTAATAAGCAGTTAAGTGAGTTAGGAAGAAAAGCACTCACGGAAAATGAGGTTAAATAACTACTGTCTGGAAAGTTAGTAATTAATTAAAGTTAGGAGCTGTTCCGATGCCCATGTCCATATTCACCCGCCGCAAGCGCACAGAGTCCATGACAATTGAAGAAGATGCAGTCCGGTTTGTCCGGCTGAAATCGGTAGAACCATTCGTTATCGATGTTGCGGAGGAAGTTATCCTTCCTCCGAACGTCGTTGTCGAGGGGAAGATTGTCGATTCCGGAACGCTTGCGACGATATTGGACGGGGCTATTGAACAGTGGGGAATCTCCAAAAGATCCGTCCAATTCCTCGCCCCGGATCAATATGTTATTATCCGCAAAGTCCCATACCCCGATGATGTCATGACAGATGAACTGAAAGGTCATTTCTTCATAGAAATAGGCTCAACGCTTTATCTTCCTTTCGATGATCCTGTCTTTGATGTTGTTCCATACAGTCCGAACACCGAAACAAACGAGGCGATACTGATCGCATCAAAAGAAGACGTTCTTGATAGCTATGAGGAAGTCTTGAAAGAAGTGAAACTTGATCCAGTGAAAGCCGACATTACACCTCTTGCCCTGTATCGGCTTGCATTTAGACAGCACTCATTTACAGGTAAAGAGCATATCCTGTTAGCCGACCTAAAACATGGTAAGCTGACTGTTTCTATTTTTCATGAACATTACCCACTCTTCATGCGACCGGTTGACCTTGAAAATTCTACGGATTTATCTGTCGTACGGGAGTTGAATAATGATGCGGGCATTGTCACACCTTCGACTATCGTGATGGAAATTGAAAAGCTCATCAATTTTTACCGCTATAATATGTGGAACGGTGCCGCATCCATTACACATCTTGTTGTGAACGGCGAGTACAGCCGGATGGAAGAATTGCTATCTGTAATTCGAGAACGTCTCGCCTTAAACGCGGAGCTATTGGTTAAGCAACCTTTAGAGCTGTCAACCGGAGAAGAAATACCAGCGCGTTTTAACCGGACAATCGGATTGGCGTTGAAAGAGGTGTAACTATGTTAGTTGATATAAATCTATTGCCTGAAAGAGAGAGGGAGCGATCCCAGCTTCTTGTCGGTGCGCTGGCTATTATTGGTGCCGCTGTTCTTGTATGGCTTATTTCATTGACGCTTTCGAACAATCTTGCAAATGAAACGAAAACGCTGGAAAATCAACTTGTTTCGCTGCAGGCAACCCAAGAAGAAATCCGTTCTGAACTTCAGCAATCAGAATCGGGCGACGAGAAAAAAGTGCTCGCTGCAACTGTGGGGTGGGCGGAAGAGTATCAGTTTGATACAGTCCCTTTATTGAACGAACTTATAACTTTATTACCGGAACGCGGATTCTTTCAAAATTTTAATTTTACAGGTCCCAATTTAGCGACGGTTACTGTTCAATTTGATACAAAGCCGGATAGTGCCTATTATTCCACTCGACTAAAAGCGTCACCTTCCATTTCAGAAATCCATCTAGATTCTGTGACAATCGATGATTCAACAGACGAAGAAACTGCGGAATCGACAACCGTTTTGCCGCGGTTCATAGCTGTTTATTCAATTCAGTTTGTCGATAATCGTATCTCGGCTGAGGGAACCGCAGAAAAAATGGATGAAAATGCGGAAATACCAAGCACGGATGAAGGAGTGGGGTCGGGTGACTAATTTAACAAAACGCCAAAAAGAAACTGCCCTTGTCGTTCTATCCATCTTGTTATTCTTTACACTTGCCGCCTATTCATATTTCCTGGTGTATACCCCTGCCAAAGAAGCGAATGAACAAATAAAGCTGTCAACATCAAATGAACGGGACGTGTTGTTTGCGCTCCGAAAACAGTTAGCTGCTAAAGGACAAACAGACACAGCCAGTTCACAGCCATTGCAGCTTAAATTGCCGACGAATCCGTTGGAAGATGCAGTTCTGCTTCAAATCGGTAAGGCGGAAATTAAATCAGGTACTACCGTTCGGGGTGTATCATTTTCTCAAGGTGAATTCGTCATAGAAAACCCTCCTGAAATGATTGAAAACGTTAACCAACTATTGACTGAAGTTGTTCTGCAATCTAATTCATACATAGGAATTGAGAAATTTGTTGAGGAAATTGAGAAGATGGAACGAATTTTTATAATCGATTCAATCAACTTCAACGCACCCGGGGAAGTCCGCGATCAGGAACTAACTGAAGGGTTGCTTGAAATGACGGTGGCATTTTCTGCATTTTATCGACCAGATTTAGTGGGACTACAGCATGAAGCGCCTAAAATTGATGCGCCGCCTCCCGGCGAAAAAATCGATCCGACGCCTTATAATGATGTGAGGGAAGAGGGGGATAGCAAATGACGATTGTAATAACAATCCTATTCTTCATCTACGGAATCGTCTTTGGCTCATTCTTTAACGTCGTTGGCTTACGCATACCAAAAAAGGAATCCATCGTGTCACCGCCTTCCCATTGCACGACGTGTGATCGGAAACTGGAGTTCCTTGATCTTGTTCCAGTCTTTTCTTACCTCTTTCTAAAAGGAAAGTGCAGGAAATGCGGATCAAAAATTAGCCCCATTTATCCACTCGTAGAATTCGTGACTGGTGTTCTGTTCGCACTATCCTTTTATGTACTCGATTTCGGCTCAGAACTGGTCATTGCCATTTTGTTTATGTCGCTTCTTGTCATCATTACAGTTTCAGATATCGCCTATATGCTCATTCCTGATAAAGTGCTTCTCCCGTTCGCTGTATTGCTTGCTGGTCTACGGTTGTTCATTCCCCTTGAGCCTTGGTGGGATAGCTTCCTCGGAGCGGCAGTGGGCTTTGGAGTACTCTTTCTCATCGCTGTTGTGTCGAAAGGGGGCATGGGCGGTGGAGACATTAAATTGTTTTTCGTTATCGGGCTCGTGCTCGGTACGATGAATACGCTCGTGACACTTTTTTTAGCAGCCGTTATCGGCTCTATCGCCGGGCTAATCATATTGAAAAAAACTGGACAAGGACGGAAAACACCAATCCCGTTCGGCCCTTCAATTGCGGGCGCAGCTGTCATCGCTTATTTCTGGGGTGCCGATTTTGTCAGTTGGTATGGGAATCTGTTTAGTTAAGTCGATAAGTTTATTAGGGCAAGGCGACATACGTCTTGTTCTTTTTCATGTTCATTCTGATACCGTTAACTATAAAAGCGCAAGCGCTATGGTCAGGCGCTAAAGCTGGATAAAAAAACGGGGTGGTCAGCAGTGAAATTCGGAAAACGCTATTCGAAAGTGACAGTCTTCATGGCGATGCTTCACGGTGTTCTCATAGGCGTCGCAGCTGTCGCAGTAATTGGTCTAATACTTGTTGGTACAAAAGGGAAAGATGAGAGTGCCACTATTAGTGGCAAAGAGTTACCTGCAGCAGGTCCGGCGCCAGTTGAAAATTCAGCGCAACCTGCCGAAAAGCCATTACAATTATTTGCTAAACAGCATGGCGCATTCTCTTCATCGGAGTCAGCGGCCTTATTCATTGCAGAAGATCCCGCTCTTGCGAAAGCAGCAGTTATCCAGGCGAACGATACGTATTTCGTCTGGACGGCTGTCGGATTGACGGAAGGGGAGATTGATTCTAGTGAATCTGAAGGTACGTATCGGAAAGCAATCATAGTGGATACTTCAGCTTGCGGGGCAATCGGCGCGGGGAAATTGCGCCACGCTCTAACTCAGACAGAGATCGCTAAAATTAATTATTTGGATGAAGATAAAAAAGAAGGAAAAGAAGATGAGAAAACAAAAGAATTTAACAAGAATATAACTGCCATTACAGCATTTACGAAGGATTTACGTATCGTCAGATTGCACCTTCTATCCCATTATTCACATACTGAGAATTGTGTCAAAATTACGTTTTGAGGGTGGAAAAGGGATCAAATCAGAATTTTGGTGGTTTTAATACAATTTTCACATGACCTTTTATCCAGTATGATTGGCTAAAGGGGGAATTTACATTGAAATTTAAAGTTGCTAATCCAGTTATTCTAGCTTCGGCATCTCCACGTAGGAAAGAAATTCTAAGTCTGCTCGGCTTTCCATTTACAGTTGTACCGAGCAATGTATCTGAAGAACTGGAACTGGAAAATAATGACTACCAAGGCTATGCCCGGAAACTTGCTGCAAGGAAAACGCAGGCTGTAGCGAATGATGAGCTTGATTCTATCGTGATCGGCGCAGATACGATTGTTGTGCATAAGGGAAAGCTCTATTCAAAACCTGAAAGTAAAGAACAAGCAAAAAGTTTTTTGAGAGAACTTTCTGGGGAAACACATACTGTTATTACGGGCGTCGGAGTATTTAAGGATGGAATGTTAAGTACATTCGCTGCGGAGACTAAAGTCACTTTCAGAGAACTTGACTCTACTTTGATTAACGCCTATGTAGAATCAGGCGATCCGATGGACAAGGCCGGTGGGTACGGTATACAAACGGCTGGCGCATTGCTAGTTGAAAAGATTGATGGTGATTATTACAATGTCATGGGCTTGCCCATTGCAAAGTTGACGGAGCATATGCGGATGCTGTCCTTTATAGGATTGAAAGACGGTGTATCATTCATTGACTATTGATCTTCAGCCTAAAATGATGATCCGGGATGTACATGTAGCGGACAGGCCGCGCGAGCGTCTCATTAGGCAAGGTGCAGAAAGTTTATCCAACCAAGAATTGATTGCGATATTACTGCGCACGGGGACAAAACAGGAATCAGTTCTCGTTCTTGCCAATCGGATTCTGTCCTCTTTTGATAAAATTCAAGATTTAAAAGATGCTACAATTGAAGAGCTGATGTTGGTTAAAGGGGTTGGCAAAGCGAAGGCTGTCCAACTTCTTGCGGCTGCTGAAATCGGCAAACGCATGTACCGAAAACATTCGGAGGGGCGTTACACGATAAGGTCGCCGGAAGATGCGGCAGCCTATTTAATGACGGACATGGCTTCACTTAACCAAGAGCATTTCGTAACACTTTTTTTAAATGTTAAAAATGAAGTTCTTCACAAGCAAACTATTTTTATCGGCAGTTTGAACTCAAGTATAGTCCATCCCCGCGAAATTTTTCGTGAAGCAGTAAAGCGATCTGCAGCGTCCATTATTGTCGCGCATAACCATCCGAGCGGTAACCCTATAAACATAGTATCCTAAACTAGAGTACTCTAAGTACTTAAAGTTTAGGATTTTTTTAATTCAATACTTTAACTAATGAATAAATATAGGTATTATTTATAGGAGTTAAGGTATTTAAAGGTGGTGGAGAAATGAAAGTTCAAAAAGTAGTTGTTGAGGAAAAATCATATCCATTATACATACTATTAGACAAAAATTTTGAAGTGGTAGAACCGGTTAAGAGATATATAAAGTACTTGGATAATACGGGGAAAGCGCCAAATACGATTAAAACATATTGTTATCATCTCAAGCTGTTTTATGAATTTATG of the Sporosarcina sp. FSL K6-1508 genome contains:
- a CDS encoding GspE/PulE family protein — protein: MTTIRKRLGDLLVESGLITTEQLQTTLSDKPHDQKLGDALLQHGFITEQQLIEVLEFQLGIPHVNLFRYPFDPKLFNVVPKPFAKRNLIVPLKADGDRLFVAMSDPMDYITVDDLRLSTGFHIETAIASKDDIMRTISKYYDEESFDELFIEQTPEQREQKDELTDLDSPIVRLVNQLMSSAITQKASDIHFDPQEHQVAIRFRIDGLLKSERFLPKHMQAMISARIKIMANLDITEHRIPQDGRIKTNVDFRPIDLRVSTLPTVFGEKIVMRILDLSSSLNDLTKLGFNKLNLNRFLEQIEKPNGIVLISGPTGSGKSSTLYAALNKLNKEEVNIITVEDPVEYQLEGVNQIQVNPNVGLTFAAGLRSILRQDPDIVMVGEIRDRETVEIAIRASLTGHLVLSTIHTNDSIATITRMLDMGVEPFLVTSSLNAVVAQRLIRRVCRDCGREMDASSREVEIFAKRGITIEKVMRGPGCAVCNMTGYRGRIAIHEVLVLDDEMREVINRGGSSAELREIATKNKTVFLMDDGLLKVKQGITTTEEVLRVALIE
- a CDS encoding PilN domain-containing protein; translated protein: MLVDINLLPERERERSQLLVGALAIIGAAVLVWLISLTLSNNLANETKTLENQLVSLQATQEEIRSELQQSESGDEKKVLAATVGWAEEYQFDTVPLLNELITLLPERGFFQNFNFTGPNLATVTVQFDTKPDSAYYSTRLKASPSISEIHLDSVTIDDSTDEETAESTTVLPRFIAVYSIQFVDNRISAEGTAEKMDENAEIPSTDEGVGSGD
- a CDS encoding Maf family protein, with the translated sequence MKFKVANPVILASASPRRKEILSLLGFPFTVVPSNVSEELELENNDYQGYARKLAARKTQAVANDELDSIVIGADTIVVHKGKLYSKPESKEQAKSFLRELSGETHTVITGVGVFKDGMLSTFAAETKVTFRELDSTLINAYVESGDPMDKAGGYGIQTAGALLVEKIDGDYYNVMGLPIAKLTEHMRMLSFIGLKDGVSFIDY
- a CDS encoding prepilin peptidase, which codes for MTIVITILFFIYGIVFGSFFNVVGLRIPKKESIVSPPSHCTTCDRKLEFLDLVPVFSYLFLKGKCRKCGSKISPIYPLVEFVTGVLFALSFYVLDFGSELVIAILFMSLLVIITVSDIAYMLIPDKVLLPFAVLLAGLRLFIPLEPWWDSFLGAAVGFGVLFLIAVVSKGGMGGGDIKLFFVIGLVLGTMNTLVTLFLAAVIGSIAGLIILKKTGQGRKTPIPFGPSIAGAAVIAYFWGADFVSWYGNLFS
- a CDS encoding type IV pilus twitching motility protein PilT; this translates as MNKKIDELLERAYELGASDIHLTIGAPPIFRVHGDLKRYGDVPVEKQFTESVAQLTIPDKMYPAFVEYGQIDYSYEVPKAARFRVNAFQQRGSISLAFRTIPTLIPTIDDLQLPDTLKKLAETQQGLILVTGPTGSGKSTTLAAMIKYMNETMQKHIITLEDPIEYMHAHGTSIIDQREVGFDTASFTSGLRAALRQDPDVILVGEMRDLETISTAITAAETGHLVLATLHTWSAASTIDRIIDVFPHGQQSQIRVQLAGVLKSVVSQRLFQTADRKGRRAATEVMINNPAIANLIRTEKVHQIPSIIQTNRAAGMHMMASSVRNFLDKGIISYGTALPYLEGDE
- a CDS encoding prepilin-type N-terminal cleavage/methylation domain-containing protein produces the protein MKKFLQKRLNNEKGLTLVELLAVIVILGIIAAIAIPSIGNIIQNTREKAVVADVQNALSAANLYFVENPPKADTGNTVDLTKLSDEGFFNDKGSLTSAIITFVAGGENTITAAGVAGIKPVNIATKTNKQLSELGRKALTENEVK
- a CDS encoding type II secretion system F family protein, encoding MARFKYEGRDAKSIRSGVIVAVDKREAAVKLKSQGIRVTNLTIQAETALTKEIVIGKPVKREHLIMFLRQFSTLLRAGVTIIDAIRILSLQVESKSFQKILITVNDDLRGGGSLSGAFTKHPKAFEPIVVNMIRAGEMSGTIDDSLDRLADHFEKSHQLRQKVVSAMSYPLIVAVLAIGVVIFLLTTIVPMFVEMFASFGGELPWITRFVMNASTFVTCYWYFLVLFAVIVVGGIWMMRHNKEGKLLLDTFLLRLPIFGDIMKKSVLATMTRTLSSLFASSVPILQAMTMTEKIVENEVISRVIAKSRESLERGGSLTEPMNGHWAFPPLIPHMIAIGEQTGSLDAMLAKVADFYEKEVEAATDRLKALIEPLMIVLLAGLVGTIVLAIMMPMFEMFNNIDGM
- the pilM gene encoding type IV pilus biogenesis protein PilM, with protein sequence MPMSIFTRRKRTESMTIEEDAVRFVRLKSVEPFVIDVAEEVILPPNVVVEGKIVDSGTLATILDGAIEQWGISKRSVQFLAPDQYVIIRKVPYPDDVMTDELKGHFFIEIGSTLYLPFDDPVFDVVPYSPNTETNEAILIASKEDVLDSYEEVLKEVKLDPVKADITPLALYRLAFRQHSFTGKEHILLADLKHGKLTVSIFHEHYPLFMRPVDLENSTDLSVVRELNNDAGIVTPSTIVMEIEKLINFYRYNMWNGAASITHLVVNGEYSRMEELLSVIRERLALNAELLVKQPLELSTGEEIPARFNRTIGLALKEV